Proteins from one Mus caroli chromosome 3, CAROLI_EIJ_v1.1, whole genome shotgun sequence genomic window:
- the Rabggtb gene encoding geranylgeranyl transferase type-2 subunit beta translates to MGTQQKDVTIKSDAPDTLLLEKHADYIASYGSKKDDYEYCMSEYLRMSGVYWGLTVMDLMGQLHRMNREEILVFIKSCQHECGGISASIGHDPHLLYTLSAVQILTLYDSVHVINVDKVVAYVQSLQKEDGSFAGDIWGEIDTRFSFCAVATLALLGKLDAINVEKAIEFVLSCMNFDGGFGCRPGSESHAGQIYCCTGFLAITSQLHQVNSDLLGWWLCERQLPSGGLNGRPEKLPDVCYSWWVLASLKIIGRLHWIDREKLRSFILACQDEETGGFAXRPGDMVDPFHTLFGIAGLSLLGEEQIKPVSPVFCMPEEVLQRVNVQPELVS, encoded by the exons ATG ggCACACAGCAGAAAGACGTTACTATCAAGTCAGATGCGCCTGACACCCTGTTGCTGGAGAAGCATGCCGATTATATTGCCTCCTATGGCTCAAAGAAAGATGATTAT GAATACTGCATGTCTGAATACCTGAGAATGAGCGGTGTCTATTGGGGCCTGACTGTGATGGACCTCATGGGACAGCTTCATCGCATGAACAGAGAAGAAATCCTGGTGTTTATCAAGTCGTGCCAGCATGAGTGTGGGGGAATAAGTGCTAGCATTGGGCACGACCCCCACCTTCTGTACACGCTCAGTGCTGTCCAG ATTCTTACTCTGTATGACAGTGTTCATGTTATCAACGTAGATAAGGTTGTGGCCTATGTTCAGAGCCTACAGAAAGAAGATGGCTCCTTTGCTGGAGACATTTGGG GAGAAATTGATACAAGATTCTCATTTTGTGCGGTTGCAACTTTGGCTCTTTTG GGCAAGCTTGATGCTATTAATGTGGAAAAGGCGATTGAGTTTGTTTTGTCCTGCATGAACTTTGATGGTGGATTTGGGTGCAGACCAGGCTCTGAATCTCACGCTGGGCAG ATCTATTGTTGCACAGGATTCCTGGCCATAACTAGTCAGTTGCACCAAGTGAACTCCGACCTACTTGGTTGGTGGCTTTGTGAACGGCAGTTGCCCTCAGGCGGACTCAATGGAAGACCCGAGAAG TTACCAGATGTGTGCTACTCATGGTGGGTGTTGGCCTCCCTAAAGATCATCGGGAGACTTCACTGGATTGACAGAGAAAAGCTTCGAAGTTTCATCTTAGCGTGTCAAGATGAAGAGACGGGAGGATTTGCAGANAGACCAGGAGATATGGTGGATCCCTTCCACACCTTATTTGGCATTGCTGGCTTGTCNCTTCTGGGAGAAGAGCAGATCAAGCCTGTTAGCCCTGTCTTCTGCATGCCGGAAGAAGTGCTTCAGAGGGTGAATGTCCAGCCTGAACTAGTGAGCTAG